Genomic DNA from Gemmatimonadales bacterium:
TCTTGGCGTGGACCGTCCCCGCTGCGGCTGTTCCGTTGAATCGCTCGCGCAGCGTCCCCGGCTTTCCGCTTTGCGGAAGCGCGGCATGGATCGCCTCGAAGCCGGGGTGGCGGTAGGCAAAGCGGAGCAGCTTGGTGAAGGCGAGCGGCGTGACATAGTTGTTTGCCGCGAGGCCGGAGCCGTCCTGAATGGAGAACTCCGTCGAGTCGATGCCGACCGAATCGATCAGGAACCGTCGCTCGATCCGGCGCCCCTCCTCCCACGACCCGGAAGTGCCGAACCGGCGCCCCACCTGTTTCATCAACATTTCGGCAAACCAGTTCTGCGATGGCGACAGGATCGGATAGAGCCAATCACGCAGCGGGCGCGACGTCACTTCGGCGAGGGGAGGTGTGGTGAGCGCGTTCTCGTAGGTCAGGGAGTCGATGGTCGAACGCACCGCGCCACGGACCGTGATTCCCGCTCCTTCGAGTTCGTGGCGGAAGGCGATCGCGGCATACCAGTTGGGGTCGACGACCGCCGCCGATTCGTATCGGGTCGCAGCGCCGGCGGGGAGCGTGCCGGTAGCGAAATAGCCCTTGCCGTCGGCGGCGCGGAAGATGTCGAACGTTCGCCGGGCGCCGCGTTCGACGTCGGCGCGATTCTCCAGCGAGAAGGCGCCGAGGTCCGGCGTCATGACCAACTGGGGAGGGTGACCGATCGCGTCGCCGGCTGTTTCGGCGAAATCGACCGAGTTGTCGTTGAAGCCGAGTCCGGAGACCGGTGCGGCATACCACCAGCCGAGATCGTAGTTCTCCCACGCAGGATGGATCACTTCGGGGGTGAAGTACGATCCGTCGCCAACCAGGTCTCCGGCGATCACCCGCACGCCGCGGTCGTGCAGTTGCTGGGCGAGCATGTGGAGCTTCGCCGCGGGATCGCGATCACAGACGCCGGGCTTTGTGGTGTCGGCATCGTAGCAGCGATGCGAAAATGTCGGGTCGCCGCGGCCGTAGAGAATCACATCGCCGTCCACGACACCGGAGGTACCGATCGGTCCCGTGGCATAGACGGAGGTCTTCACCGTGAACGATGGTCCGAGCAGCGAATTCGCCACCGTGCTGACGATCAGCTTCATGTTGCTCGCCGGGATCAGCAGGCGATCGGCGTTCCGTCCGTAGAGGAGATGACCGTCGAGATCGGTGACGGCAACGCCCCAGAGGAGGTGCTCGAGGCCGGGTGCATCGAGGCGCTGGTCGAGCCGTTCGCGAAGCGACTGCGCCGTGGCGCGGTGTACTGCGCACAGCATCGCCAGCACGGCAATCATCCGGCTAGTCATACGCGACGCGCGGATCTGCGGCTGCATAGCAAAGGTCCGTGACGAGGTTGGCGAGGACGAACACCAGCGAGAGGAAGAGAATGCTTCCCTGAACCGCCGGAAGATCACGCTTGTCGATCGCGGTCAGCACGTAGCGGCCGACCCCCGGCCACGAGAAGATGGTCTCGGTGAGGATCGAACCGGTCAGATACGATCCGAAGTCGAGGCCGATGACGGTGATGATCGGGAGCAACGCGTTGCGCAACGCATGCCGGACGATGACGGTGAGGTTGGATACTCCCTTGGCGCGGGCGGTTCGCACTGGATCGGCGCCGAGGGATTCGCGCATCGTGGCACGGGTCATCCGGGCGAGCATCGCGACGGAGCGCATGCCGAGCGCGGTGGCAGGCAGGACCAGGAAGAGTGTGCCGCCGTATCCCGACGGGGGCAACCAGCGTAACGCCACGGCGAAGACCAGAATCAGCAGCAGGCCGACCCAGTAGACCGGGAACGATATCCCGGCGTACGCGGCGAGCGTCATCACGCGGTCCGTTGCCGATCCGGGGCGCACCGCGCCGATCGCGCCGATCAGAAGTCCGAGCACGATGGCCCCGGCCATTGCCGTGGCCGCGAGCCGCAGCGTGGCCGGGAAGCGTCGCAGCAGTTCGCGGCCGATCGGGCGGCCGGTGACATAGCTGTGCCCGAGATTCCCCGTCGCGACATCGGCGACGTAGTGCCCGAATCGGAGATAGAGTGGATCGTCGAGATGGAGTTGCTTCCGGACCCGGGCCACTTCGGCGCTGTCGGCGTGATCTCCCACGATCGCGCTGACCGGATCGCCGGGGGAGAGATCGAGGAGAATGAACGTCACGGCGAGCACGCCGAGGAGCGTGGGAAGGAGGAGGCCAAGGCGGAGGGCGATGTAGCGGATCATCGGGAGATCGACACCCTGGTCCAGTTCTGGCCGGTAATCACCAGCGGGTACTTCCAGCCATGCACTTCAGGCCGCTCGGCCCACAGATCATCAGGAAACCAGCAGAAGATCCACGGAGCGAGGTCGAAGACACGGGTGTCGATCGTCCGAAGGAGCGCCGACTTGGCCGCGGTGTCGGTGGTGGTACGGGCGGTGATCAGCATCGAGTCGAGCTGGGGATCGTGCAGGAAGGCGTAGTTGCCGCCGGTGCCGGCATTCCCCGAGTAGAAGAGCGGATAGGTGAAGTCTTCGCCGTCGGGATAGTCGGCGAACCAGTCGGAGAGGAAGAGATCGGTGTTGCCCTTGCGCGCCGCGGCGCGGGCGGTGGCGGCGTCGCGCTCGATGATGTCGACTGTCACGCCGACGCGCCCGAGGTCTGCCTGGATCGCCTGCGCGATGCGCGCAAACTCGGCGCGCGGTGTGCGCCACAACTCAAGGTGGAGGTCGGTGGCGTGCCCCGCGGCTGCGAGGAGGCGACGCGCCAGGGCGGGATCATACGAATACCGTGCGCGGGCGGAATCGTATCCGGCGAGCCCCGGCGGAATACTTCCGGCGGCGAGCACGCCGCGATTGTGCATCACCTGCGCCAGGATCGCCGGCATGTTGACCGCATGGTTCAGCGCCTGCCGCACGCGAACATCGGCGAGCGCACCGCGCCGTGTGTTGATCGCAACGTACCAGTCGCGAATCGCGGTGCGGTGCTGCAGTTCGGTGCCGTGCAATCGTTGCCACCGTTCGGTTTCGCCGCCCGGGACCTCGACCACCGACAGTCGCCCCGACTCATACTCGGCGCCCTGCGTGAAGACCTCGGGGATGATCCGCACGCGGAGCGTGTCGGCAAGTGCGCGCGTTCCCCACCAATGATCGTTGCGCGCGAAGACCAGCAGATCGTCGTGCGACCACGAGACGAGCGTCCACGGGCCGCTGCCGACCGGATGCTCACCAAAATCGTCGCCGACCGGCGTCGGGACGATCGCGGCGACCGGCATCGCGAGGAGTTCGGGGAAGATGTTGAGCGGCTCGATGAGCGTGAACGCGATGGTGGTGTCATCGACGATCGTGAGGCCGCGCAACGCCGTCGTGCCGGAATCGACCACTGCCTCCGCGCCGTCGATCGGCAGCAACGGCCAGACGCGCCCGCCGTGATTCGCCATCTGAAGCGCCCGAACCATCGAGGCATCGATCGCGGCCGGATCGAGGGCACGGCCATTGGCGAAGGTGACCCCGGGGCGGAGATGAAATGTCCAGGTCCGGCCGTCGGCAGACGGCGACCAGGCAGTGGCGAGGCCGGGCACCAGGTGTCCGTCGGGGTCGAACTCGGTGAGGTTGTCGAAGAGAAGTGTGACGGCTTCGCCGGTCGGAACGTCTGTGGACAATGCCGGGTCGAGCGACCGCGGGTCGCTGTTCCAGTAGTACTTGAGTCCCGGCGGAATCCCGCTGCTGCAGCCGAGGGCGAGGCAAGCCAGCACTAGAACGGGGCAGCGCATCGAGCTCCGGCGGGGCGGCAGGTTGGCGTAACCCCTTCAAGAAACCAGATTTAGAGGATGCGGTCAATCGCGACCTTTTTCCGTCGATCGAATCCGGTACGTGAGCGCCGACTCATGGCGCTGGCGGCTGTCGTTCTGGCCGCGGCAGTCGCGAAGCCGGCGTCGGCGCAGCTGGTCGAACCGGTGGTCCGGTCGGTGCGCTTCACTGGCAATCACGATGTCGACCCCGACTTGCTCGCGGCGTCGATCGCGACGACGGAGTCGACCTTCTTTGCCCGTGTCTGGTGGCTTCGGTGGATCGGCCTTGGCCAGAAGCGGACCTTCAACCCGGTGGAATTCGCCACCGACCTGCAGCGGGTCCGCATCGTAATGGTGCGCAGCGGCTATCCCGATGTGAAGGTCGACACGGTGGTGAAGCGCTCACCGGGGGCGGTCGATGTCACCTTCAAGATCACCGAGGGGACGCCGAACCGCCTCGCGACGCTGGAGATCACCGGCCTCGATTCGGTCGACAACGCCTGGCGGTACCGACAGGACCTTCCGATCATTACCGGCGATGTGGCGAGCGATCTCAAGCTGCACGAGACCGCCGACACGCTGACGATGCGGTTGCGCAATCACGGTTATCCGGCGGCGATCGTCGCCGTCGACGAGTCGGGAGGCGCCGACAAGACCAACGCGATCCTGCGGGTGCAGACCGGCCCGTTCGCGCGGTTCGGTCCGATTCACGTCACCGCGCCGCCGCCGATGGATACGGCATTCGTCGCGTCGCTGGTCACCGCGCGGCCCGGCAACGAGTATCGCTGGAGCGACCTGCTCCAATCGCAACGGGCACTCTACGTCTCCGACCTCTTCCGCGCCGCGGCGGTGGGGATCGACACCGCCCACTACAACCTGCAGGACACGATCGTCCCGCTTGCTGTGGCGGTGCAGCCGAACTTCGGTCATCGGGTGAAGGCATCTGCGGGATACGGCACAGATGACTGCATTCGCGTCGGCACCGGATGGACGGCGCGGAACTTTCCCGGGACCGGGCTGGTCTTCGACGTGACGGGACAGCTCTCCAAGATCGGCGTCGGCTCGCCGCTCGGCTTCGGCCTGGATCGCAGTCTCTGCCGCTCGCTGGCCAACGATTCGATCGGCTCACGCGTCGCCAACTACGGACTCAACGCGTCGCTCCGGCGGAACGCGTTCCTCTCAGCGGCCAACGCGCTCACCTTTTCGGTCTTCGCCACACGGCACAGCGAGTTCGAGGTCTATCGCCGCCAGGAAGTCGGCACCTCGGTGTCGCTGACGCGGGTGACCGCGATCGACGTCCCGATCACGGTGACCTATCGCATTGCCGACGGCACCACCACGGCCGATCCGGCGTCGTTCTGCGCCTTCTTCAATACCTGTGACGCACGCGACATCGCACAACTGCAGCAGCGCCAGGTGCAGGGGACGCTGTCGTTGAGTGCCACGCGGCAACGGCTCAACAATCCCATCGATCCGCTCCGGGGCTCGGTCCTGTCGGCATCGATCACCACATCGGCGCGGTGGCTCGGGTCGTCGGCGACCCAGCAATTCACCCGGCTGGTCGGCGACGCATCGGGGTTCCTTCCGCTCACGCGCAACATCGTGCTCGCGGGACATCTCCGCGGCGGGATCATCGTCTCCCCGCGAGTGAGCATCGACAGTTCGGCGGGGAACTTCGTCCCGCCCGACCAGCGGTTCTACGCCGGCGGTGCGTACGATGTCCGCGGTTACGACCAGAATGAACTCGGCCCATTGGTCTACGTGGTGCCCTCGGATTCGGTCGCCTCGAACGGCACCTTTTCGCAGACGGCGGTGCGGGTCGCTCCCACCGGCGGAACACGGGTGGGGATCGGCAACCTCGAATTGCGCCTTCCGACGCCGTTCTTTGCCGGGCGGCTGCGCTTCGCGCTGTTCGTCGATGCCGGCGCGCTCTGGAATGATGCCGGGCCGGCGCCGATCAGGGTTACCCCGGGCGCGGGGCTGCGGTACACGTCGCCGCTCGGCCCGATCCGTCTCGATCTCGGCTACAACAAATACCCGCTCGAAGCCGGGCCGATCTATTCGATCAGCACCGACGGGTCGCTGACGCTGCTGCGCGACGGGTTCGTCAAGGCGAGTACCAGCAAGTGGACGCTGCACGTGTCGATCGGGCAGGCGTTCTGATGCAGACCGTCCTGTGGATCGCCCTGGTGCTCGCGGCCCTCATCGCGCTGGACTGGACCGGCGTCCTGCCGCGCGCGGTCCGGCGCGTCGTGCTGACGATCATCGGGCTGATCCTCCTGTTGATTCCGGCCGCGCTCGGCACCTTCGCCTCGCTGGTGCTCACCGTACCGGGACATGCGCTGCTGGCGCGGATCGCTTCTGATCGCATCACGGGCGCGGTGGCGGGAAGCGTGGCGATCGGTGGATTGCGCGGCAACCTCTGGAATCATGTCGAACTCGACCAGCTGGTGGTGCGCGACAAACAGGGTGGCGTGGTGCTGAGCACGCCGCGGCTCGATGTGAGCTACATCCTGCCGGAGCTGCTCGCGAATCGTCTGGTCTTTCGCGATGTGCGCAGCGACTCGCTGGTGCTGCATCTGGTCCGACTTCGCGCCGGGCGATGGAATTACGAAGAGGTCTTCCACCTCGGCGAGGGAACGGCGAACGGCGGACCGCCGCCGCTGGTGTCGATCGTGGGGCTGCATGTGACGCACAGTGCGCTGCAGGTGGACGTCCCGACGACTCCGGGGCGGCCGCGCCAGCCTGCGTCACGCAATGCGCGGCTTCCGGATCAGCCGAGGATCGACACGACCGCCGATGGACCGGTGCGCGTGTATGCGGCCACCGAACTCAGCACCGACATCCGCCTGCTGCGCATCTCGACGCCGAGCCACGATCCGCTCCTCGTATCGATTGACGCATTGCAGACCCATCTCAACGATCCCCGGATCACGATTTCGCAGTTCGCGGGGCAGATCGTCACTGCCCACGACACCCTGCATTTCACCATCGACAGCGCCGCGATGCCGTCGTCGCGATTGAGCGGCGGCGGCGCGGTACGCTGGCCGCACGATACGATCCTCTACGATTTCGCGCTGGACGCCCCGCACGTCGCGCTGCGCGACCTGCGATGGATCCAGCCCGATTTCCCTGATTGGGAGGGACGCGGGCACGTCGTGGCGCGTTCGGTCAGCGGATCGCGCAACGACTTCATCCTCGAGCATCTCGCGCTCGGCGACGGCACGGCGAGCATCGCAGGCAAGGTGACGGTGATCACCGACAACAATCGCGGGCTCGGAGTGCACGGTCTCGATCTTCAGCTGGTGCACACGCCGATCGACCTGCTGCGGCCGTATCTCGACACCCTTCCGGTGTCGGGCGGGCTCACCGGACATCTCACCGGCGAAGGATTCCTCGACGGGCTGCAACTTGCCGGCAACGTCGTCTTTGCCGACCGGATGGTACCGGGAGCGCCCACGTCGAATCTCGACATCGACGGCGTGATTCACTTTGGGGGCACGCCGGGAGCGGTGTTCGACCGTTTCCAGCTGCAGCGCTCGACCCTCGCCCTGGGCACGGTACACCGACTCGTTCCGTCGCTGCTGGTGACCGGCACATTGGGGTTGAACGGCACGCTCAACGGACCGTGGCAGAACGCCGAGTTCGTCGGGACAGTGGAGCACACCGCGCCCGATGGGGCGCTCTCCCGGATGACCGGCAAGGTGCGGCTCGACACCCGGGCCGCGGTGCTCGGCCTCGTCCTCGATGCCGACTTCGATCCACTGTCGTTCGACGCGTTGCGCAGCGGGTATCCGAACCTCAGCAGCCGCGGCACGTTGACCGGCCACGTGACCGCCGATGGCAACCTCGACGAGCTCAACATCGATGCCAACCTGCGCGGTGAAGTGGGAAGCTTTCACGCGACGGGGCGGATCACGGTCGATGCGCCGCGATTCGGCGCCGAGTCGCTGGTGGTCGACATGGACCGGCTCGACGTCGGCGCGCTCCTCGGCACCGATCTCTCGACCGCGCTCAGCGGGCGCGTGACGGTGCAGGGGAACATCGATACCGGTGCAGCACCGCAAGGAACGCTCGACCTGGCGTTTGACCGATCGCGAATCGGGGGCGCCACCGTTGATGCGGTCACCGGTGTGGTGCACGCCGACCATGGATTGCTCACCGTCGATACCGGGACGGTGATCTGGAGCGCGGGGCGGGTCGACGCGCGCGGCACGCTGGGGTGGGCGGCGCCCGATTCGGGGACGTTGATCGTGGCGGCCGCCGCGACCTCACTGCAGCCGTTCGATTCCCTGGTCCGTGCCGCGACCGGCGTGGCCGGCGACTCGATTCATCCGCACGTTTTCGACGGTCAGGCGACGGCATCGCTGCAGGTCTCCGGTGCGCTGAATGACGCACTGATCACCGGCACCGTGAACGCCAGCAACGTGATCCTGGATGCGTGGCACGCCGCGCAGGTGAACGCAACGCTGCGCGCCGATTCGATGGGGGCGCGCGGGATCGAGATCGCCGCCACCGCCGACACCGTCGGCAACGGCGCACACGTCGCGGATCAGATGCATGCGACGATCGCCGGGCGATCCGATTCGCTCCGGATCGCCGGCGGGATCAACATGATGGCGATGACGGTCGGCGGCGGCGGCCTCTGGCAGCGCAGTCCGGAGCGAACCCGGATCCATCTCGACTCGCTGTCGCTGGGATTCCCGCACC
This window encodes:
- the dacB gene encoding D-alanyl-D-alanine carboxypeptidase/D-alanyl-D-alanine-endopeptidase, whose product is MTSRMIAVLAMLCAVHRATAQSLRERLDQRLDAPGLEHLLWGVAVTDLDGHLLYGRNADRLLIPASNMKLIVSTVANSLLGPSFTVKTSVYATGPIGTSGVVDGDVILYGRGDPTFSHRCYDADTTKPGVCDRDPAAKLHMLAQQLHDRGVRVIAGDLVGDGSYFTPEVIHPAWENYDLGWWYAAPVSGLGFNDNSVDFAETAGDAIGHPPQLVMTPDLGAFSLENRADVERGARRTFDIFRAADGKGYFATGTLPAGAATRYESAAVVDPNWYAAIAFRHELEGAGITVRGAVRSTIDSLTYENALTTPPLAEVTSRPLRDWLYPILSPSQNWFAEMLMKQVGRRFGTSGSWEEGRRIERRFLIDSVGIDSTEFSIQDGSGLAANNYVTPLAFTKLLRFAYRHPGFEAIHAALPQSGKPGTLRERFNGTAAAGTVHAKTGSISGVNTLSGFIERPGAPVLVFSVMANHHTLGGNRMIAMIDSVVSELAKP
- a CDS encoding ABC transporter permease gives rise to the protein MIRYIALRLGLLLPTLLGVLAVTFILLDLSPGDPVSAIVGDHADSAEVARVRKQLHLDDPLYLRFGHYVADVATGNLGHSYVTGRPIGRELLRRFPATLRLAATAMAGAIVLGLLIGAIGAVRPGSATDRVMTLAAYAGISFPVYWVGLLLILVFAVALRWLPPSGYGGTLFLVLPATALGMRSVAMLARMTRATMRESLGADPVRTARAKGVSNLTVIVRHALRNALLPIITVIGLDFGSYLTGSILTETIFSWPGVGRYVLTAIDKRDLPAVQGSILFLSLVFVLANLVTDLCYAAADPRVAYD
- a CDS encoding ABC transporter substrate-binding protein — protein: MRCPVLVLACLALGCSSGIPPGLKYYWNSDPRSLDPALSTDVPTGEAVTLLFDNLTEFDPDGHLVPGLATAWSPSADGRTWTFHLRPGVTFANGRALDPAAIDASMVRALQMANHGGRVWPLLPIDGAEAVVDSGTTALRGLTIVDDTTIAFTLIEPLNIFPELLAMPVAAIVPTPVGDDFGEHPVGSGPWTLVSWSHDDLLVFARNDHWWGTRALADTLRVRIIPEVFTQGAEYESGRLSVVEVPGGETERWQRLHGTELQHRTAIRDWYVAINTRRGALADVRVRQALNHAVNMPAILAQVMHNRGVLAAGSIPPGLAGYDSARARYSYDPALARRLLAAAGHATDLHLELWRTPRAEFARIAQAIQADLGRVGVTVDIIERDAATARAAARKGNTDLFLSDWFADYPDGEDFTYPLFYSGNAGTGGNYAFLHDPQLDSMLITARTTTDTAAKSALLRTIDTRVFDLAPWIFCWFPDDLWAERPEVHGWKYPLVITGQNWTRVSISR
- a CDS encoding BamA/TamA family outer membrane protein: MRSIATFFRRSNPVRERRLMALAAVVLAAAVAKPASAQLVEPVVRSVRFTGNHDVDPDLLAASIATTESTFFARVWWLRWIGLGQKRTFNPVEFATDLQRVRIVMVRSGYPDVKVDTVVKRSPGAVDVTFKITEGTPNRLATLEITGLDSVDNAWRYRQDLPIITGDVASDLKLHETADTLTMRLRNHGYPAAIVAVDESGGADKTNAILRVQTGPFARFGPIHVTAPPPMDTAFVASLVTARPGNEYRWSDLLQSQRALYVSDLFRAAAVGIDTAHYNLQDTIVPLAVAVQPNFGHRVKASAGYGTDDCIRVGTGWTARNFPGTGLVFDVTGQLSKIGVGSPLGFGLDRSLCRSLANDSIGSRVANYGLNASLRRNAFLSAANALTFSVFATRHSEFEVYRRQEVGTSVSLTRVTAIDVPITVTYRIADGTTTADPASFCAFFNTCDARDIAQLQQRQVQGTLSLSATRQRLNNPIDPLRGSVLSASITTSARWLGSSATQQFTRLVGDASGFLPLTRNIVLAGHLRGGIIVSPRVSIDSSAGNFVPPDQRFYAGGAYDVRGYDQNELGPLVYVVPSDSVASNGTFSQTAVRVAPTGGTRVGIGNLELRLPTPFFAGRLRFALFVDAGALWNDAGPAPIRVTPGAGLRYTSPLGPIRLDLGYNKYPLEAGPIYSISTDGSLTLLRDGFVKASTSKWTLHVSIGQAF
- a CDS encoding translocation/assembly module TamB domain-containing protein, which translates into the protein MQTVLWIALVLAALIALDWTGVLPRAVRRVVLTIIGLILLLIPAALGTFASLVLTVPGHALLARIASDRITGAVAGSVAIGGLRGNLWNHVELDQLVVRDKQGGVVLSTPRLDVSYILPELLANRLVFRDVRSDSLVLHLVRLRAGRWNYEEVFHLGEGTANGGPPPLVSIVGLHVTHSALQVDVPTTPGRPRQPASRNARLPDQPRIDTTADGPVRVYAATELSTDIRLLRISTPSHDPLLVSIDALQTHLNDPRITISQFAGQIVTAHDTLHFTIDSAAMPSSRLSGGGAVRWPHDTILYDFALDAPHVALRDLRWIQPDFPDWEGRGHVVARSVSGSRNDFILEHLALGDGTASIAGKVTVITDNNRGLGVHGLDLQLVHTPIDLLRPYLDTLPVSGGLTGHLTGEGFLDGLQLAGNVVFADRMVPGAPTSNLDIDGVIHFGGTPGAVFDRFQLQRSTLALGTVHRLVPSLLVTGTLGLNGTLNGPWQNAEFVGTVEHTAPDGALSRMTGKVRLDTRAAVLGLVLDADFDPLSFDALRSGYPNLSSRGTLTGHVTADGNLDELNIDANLRGEVGSFHATGRITVDAPRFGAESLVVDMDRLDVGALLGTDLSTALSGRVTVQGNIDTGAAPQGTLDLAFDRSRIGGATVDAVTGVVHADHGLLTVDTGTVIWSAGRVDARGTLGWAAPDSGTLIVAAAATSLQPFDSLVRAATGVAGDSIHPHVFDGQATASLQVSGALNDALITGTVNASNVILDAWHAAQVNATLRADSMGARGIEIAATADTVGNGAHVADQMHATIAGRSDSLRIAGGINMMAMTVGGGGLWQRSPERTRIHLDSLSLGFPHQQWQLARPTEITMAQGQVTLRDTVRLKSADGSGEIRVSGVVPGDAPGKLDASATGFSLLDVFGVLDRDTTAFDGIASFDFHLAGTRDAPTFNGNASVVGAVLGDAQFPAAQATFTYGGERLHSDLSLWRAGQKVLDGTVTLPLDLALASRTTRRVPGTLDIRGTADSVDLVVLAALIPTIRDPTGQLSFHLTGSGTWDAPKLAGTFAIHDGALGVPSLRVRYGPINGRARFVADSLVIDTLQVQNGDGELDVNGGVRLEHLTKPTLDLNIRARSFLAIDVPGDMTLRGTGNMRLSGPMLQPTLTGSQVILTRSVVYFTDILTKTIVDLEDPENAALVDTAAIRRQGLGNQFSIRFLDSLNINALPLRIGSDVWLRSNEANIQLEGNLTVDKDRKVYGLTGLVNAPRGTYTLQVGPIFKDFSVDQGTIQYYGTPDLNPDINIKAHHQVRTIDGDDFNVVATITGTIKEPKVTLDAPGRNLTDRDLVSYVLFGRSEFQLTGAQQGNQLGSLNTSISLALGALANQFQQTLISSGLPVSTFTFRPGITPGAVASGSSVTQLAAGWQFGPRWFVTFDAGVCFGSSASLQQRNFGASIDYRITRQVRFQAAAEPVQTCNGNRAVDVFTRLDRYQLGGDFLWQRDY